One window of Candidatus Methylomirabilota bacterium genomic DNA carries:
- a CDS encoding sugar kinase — protein MSRAAARYDLIGLGEVMLRLAARPPQRLEQASDLDVQIGGTEANVMAACARLGLRTAFISVLPAEHAWGDRTIRELTGHGVDCRGVLRRPGQRMGLYFLEYGMAPRPVRVLYDRRDSAFGRLLPDEVDWALVRSARIAHLTGVTAALGDNVRDVVRRAIDEAGAAAVPVSFDVNYRSRLWSPKEAREFLLEILPRLHYLFIGQDDAATVFDLEGAPERVLGALRTLAPSATIALTLGEAGSAVLAAEGIARPSKRYTVNVVDRVGAGDAFAAGYLWATLLGRGPQQAIDAATALAALKCTIWGDVPIVTRAELEELLATDSTEIRR, from the coding sequence GTGAGCCGGGCGGCCGCGCGTTACGACCTGATCGGCCTCGGCGAGGTGATGCTGAGGCTGGCCGCCCGCCCGCCCCAGCGCCTGGAGCAGGCCTCCGACCTGGACGTCCAGATCGGTGGCACGGAGGCCAACGTGATGGCGGCGTGCGCCCGCCTCGGGCTCCGCACCGCGTTCATCTCCGTCCTGCCCGCGGAGCACGCGTGGGGTGACCGCACCATTCGCGAGCTGACCGGCCACGGGGTGGACTGCCGCGGCGTGCTGCGTCGCCCGGGCCAGCGCATGGGCTTGTACTTCCTCGAGTACGGCATGGCTCCCCGGCCCGTGCGCGTGCTCTACGATCGACGCGATTCGGCGTTCGGCCGGCTCCTACCGGACGAGGTCGACTGGGCGCTGGTGCGCAGCGCGCGTATCGCGCACCTCACGGGAGTCACCGCCGCCCTCGGCGACAACGTGCGGGACGTGGTGCGTCGCGCGATCGACGAGGCGGGGGCCGCCGCGGTGCCGGTCTCCTTCGACGTGAACTACCGCTCGCGGCTCTGGAGCCCGAAGGAGGCACGCGAGTTCCTGCTCGAGATCCTGCCGCGGCTGCACTATCTCTTCATCGGGCAGGATGACGCGGCGACCGTCTTCGACCTCGAGGGTGCGCCGGAGCGCGTGCTCGGCGCGCTGCGGACGCTCGCTCCGTCGGCCACGATTGCGCTGACCCTGGGCGAGGCCGGCTCCGCGGTCCTCGCCGCCGAGGGCATCGCCCGGCCCTCGAAGCGCTATACCGTCAACGTGGTGGACCGCGTCGGCGCCGGGGATGCCTTCGCGGCCGGCTATCTCTGGGCGACCCTGCTCGGCCGCGGCCCGCAGCAGGCCATCGACGCGGCCACCGCGCTGGCCGCCTTGAAGTGCACGATCTGGGGGGACGTGCCGATCGTGACTCGGGCCGAGCTGGAGGAGCTCCTGGCCACCGACAGCACGGAGATTCGCCGGTAG
- a CDS encoding UvrD-helicase domain-containing protein → MAEAARGAERILEGLNAPQTAAVTHETGPLLIIAGAGTGKTTVITRRIAYLIATRRARPSEILALTFTDKAAAEMEERVDTLVPYGYADVNISTFHAFGDRLIKENALELGLTPDFRVLTRAEQVIFLR, encoded by the coding sequence ATGGCGGAAGCCGCGCGAGGTGCCGAGCGCATCCTCGAGGGCCTGAACGCGCCTCAGACCGCCGCGGTCACTCACGAGACGGGCCCGCTCCTGATCATCGCGGGGGCGGGGACCGGCAAGACCACCGTCATCACCCGCCGCATCGCCTATCTCATCGCCACGCGCCGCGCCCGGCCGTCGGAGATCCTCGCGCTGACGTTCACCGACAAGGCCGCCGCCGAGATGGAAGAGCGCGTCGACACCCTCGTGCCCTACGGCTACGCCGACGTGAACATCTCCACCTTCCATGCCTTCGGCGACCGCCTGATCAAGGAGAACGCCCTCGAGCTGGGACTTACGCCCGACTTCCGCGTGCTCACCCGGGCCGAGCAGGTCATCTTCCTGCGCG
- a CDS encoding diacylglycerol kinase family protein has translation MKSAVLIHNPGSGQPRDRYHSVTRIVEALRQRGVTATPQIVAAPTDAMRLTAAAIQANADVIVVHGGDGLVNETMQGLVGTATPLAVWPGGTSNVLARELALPGGIDVLAEIIAAGRTRRVSLGRAGERYFLLMAGIGLDGDVVRAIHPTVTRMTGESAFWLAGLRQLADWNPVQFHIEAEGGQYSATFAVVANASSHGGGMRFAPEASMDDDLLDVCLFDSTQRHRFARYLSAAATGSHLGLPGVTYLKTRRVVVRGPSSRFVHVDGELLGPLPVSFESVPAALSLVVP, from the coding sequence TTGAAGTCCGCGGTCCTCATCCACAATCCAGGCTCGGGTCAGCCGCGCGACCGGTACCATTCGGTCACGCGCATCGTGGAGGCCCTCCGCCAGCGCGGCGTCACCGCGACGCCCCAGATCGTCGCGGCTCCCACCGATGCCATGCGGCTCACCGCGGCGGCCATCCAGGCCAACGCGGACGTGATCGTCGTCCACGGCGGCGACGGGCTCGTCAACGAGACCATGCAGGGGCTGGTCGGCACCGCCACGCCGCTCGCGGTGTGGCCCGGGGGAACCTCCAACGTGCTCGCCCGGGAGCTGGCGCTGCCCGGCGGGATCGACGTGCTGGCCGAGATCATCGCGGCGGGGCGCACGCGTCGCGTGTCGCTCGGGCGCGCGGGCGAGCGCTACTTCCTGTTGATGGCCGGGATCGGGCTGGATGGCGACGTGGTCCGCGCGATTCACCCGACGGTCACCCGGATGACCGGGGAAAGCGCGTTCTGGCTGGCCGGTCTCCGGCAGCTCGCCGACTGGAATCCGGTGCAGTTCCACATCGAGGCGGAAGGCGGCCAGTACAGCGCCACCTTCGCGGTGGTGGCCAACGCGTCGTCGCACGGAGGAGGGATGCGCTTCGCGCCCGAGGCGAGCATGGACGACGACCTGCTCGACGTGTGCCTGTTCGATTCGACCCAGCGTCACCGCTTCGCCCGCTACCTGTCCGCCGCCGCCACCGGCTCGCATCTCGGATTGCCGGGCGTCACCTATCTGAAGACCCGCCGAGTCGTCGTCCGCGGCCCGTCGAGCCGCTTCGTGCACGTGGACGGTGAATTGCTCGGTCCGCTGCCGGTCAGCTTCGAGTCCGTCCCCGCCGCGCTCTCTCTCGTCGTTCCCTAG